One Hemitrygon akajei unplaced genomic scaffold, sHemAka1.3 Scf000060, whole genome shotgun sequence genomic region harbors:
- the LOC140721719 gene encoding uncharacterized protein, whose product MAHQRVHTGERLFTCSVCEKRFTQSSHLHSHQRVHTGEKPFTCSVCGKGFTQSSTLQSHQRVHTGERPFTCSECGKGFTRSSQLLAHQHIHTGEWPFPCSECGKGFTKSSTLLVHQRVHTGEKPFSCSVCGKRFIQSSYLQSHQRVHTGEKPFSCSVCGKRFTQSSHLQSHQRVHTGERPFTCSDCGKRFTQSSILHSHQRVHTGERPFTCSECGKRFSDSSSLQKHQRVHTGEKPFTCSECGKQFSDSSSLQKHQRVHTGEKPFTCSECGKRFTQLSQLQRHHRVHTGEKPFTCSVCGKRFTDPSTLLSHQRVHTGERPFTCSECGKGFTRSSQLLAHQQVHTGEWPFTCSECGKLFTKSSTLLVHQRVHTGEKLFICSVCGKGFTDSSTLQRHQRVHTGEKPFTCSECGKRFTQSSHLLAHQSVHTGEKPFTCSECGKRFAHSSNLHSHQRVHTGEKPFTCSECGKRFTHSSTLQRHQRVHTGEKPFTCSECGKGFTQSSHLLAHQSVHTGERLFTCSDCGKGFTQSSNLQRHQQVHTREKPFTCSICGKGFTQSSQLLEHKSVHSGEWPLL is encoded by the coding sequence atggcacaccagcgtgttcacactggggagaggctgttcacttgctcagtctgtgagaagagattcactcagtcatcccacctacacagtcaccagcgagttcacactggggagaagccattcacctgctcagtctgtgggaagggattcactcagtcatccaccctacagagtcatcagcgagttcacactggagagaggccattcacctgctcagagtgtgggaagggattcactcggtcatcccaactactggcacaccagcatattcacactggggagtggcctttcccgtgctcagaatgtgggaaaggattcactaagtcatccaccttactggtacatcagcgagttcacactggggagaagccattcagctgctcagtctgtgggaagagattcattcagtcatcctacctgcagagtcatcagcgagttcacactggggagaagccattcagctgctcagtctgtgggaagagattcactcagtcatcccacctacagagtcatcagcgagttcacaccggggagaggccgttcacctgctcagactgtggtaagagattcactcaatcttccatcctacatagtcatcagcgagttcacactggggagaggccgttcacttgctcagaatgtgggaagagattcagtgattcatccagcctacagaagcatcagcgagttcacactggggagaagccgttcacctgctcagaatgtgggaagcaaTTCAGTGATTCATCCAGCCtacagaaacatcagcgagttcacactggggagaagccgttcacctgctcagaatgtgggaagagattcactcagttatcccaactacagagacatcatcgagttcacactggggagaagccatttacctgctcagtctgtgggaagagattcactgatccatccaccctactgagtcatcagcgagttcacactggagagaggccattcacctgctcagagtgtgggaagggattcactcggtcatcccaactactggcacaccagcaagttcacactggggagtggcctttcacctgctcagaatgtgggaaactattcactaagtcatccaccttactggtacatcagcgagttcacactggggagaagctgttcatctgctcagtctgtgggaagggattcactgactcttccaccctacagagacatcagcgagtccacactggggagaagccattcacctgctcagaatgtgggaagagattcactcagtcatcccacctactggcacaccagtcagttcacactggggagaagccgttcacctgctcagaatgtgggaagagattcgctcactcatccaacctacatagtcatcagcgagttcacactggagagaagccgttcacctgctcagaatgtgggaagagattcacacactCTTCCACCcttcagagacatcagcgagttcacactggggagaagccattcacctgctcagaatgtgggaagggattcactcagtcatcccacctactggcacaccagtcagttcacactggggagaggctgttcacctgctcagactgtgggaagggattcactcagtcatccaacctacagagacatcagcaagttcacactcgggagaagccattcacctgctcaatctgtgggaaaggattcactcagtcatcccaacttctggaacacaagtcagttcatagtggggagtggccattgttatga